The Solanum stenotomum isolate F172 unplaced genomic scaffold, ASM1918654v1 scaffold26733, whole genome shotgun sequence genome includes a window with the following:
- the LOC125851525 gene encoding MDIS1-interacting receptor like kinase 2-like — protein MHQDCSPPIVHRDISSSNVLLDSEYEARVADFGLAKILNPDSSNCTTLAGTYGYVAPELAYTMKVTQMCDVYSYGVLSLEIVKGKHPGEYISVLANSSTIDPEQLSDLLDERLPYPEDRVKDVLIFIVNLACSCLLKTPKSRPTMHFISQKLSSMDARPPIHQRNPRVMRAIYNP, from the exons ATGCACCAGGATTGTTCACCACCCATTGTTCATCGAGACATAAGTAGCAGTAATGTTTTGCTTGATTCTGAGTATGAAGCTCGTGTTGCAGACTTTGGACTAGCGAAGATTCTCAATCCAGACTCATCCAATTGCACTACACTTGCAGGCACATATGGCTATGTCGCACCTG AGCTTGCATATACTATGAAGGTTACGCAAATGTGTGATGTGTATAGCTATGGAGTATTATCATTGGAGATAGTCAAAGGAAAGCATCCTGGGGAATACATTTCTGTGCTAGCAAATTCATCGACTATAGATCCTGAGCAGCTTAGCGATTTGCTGGATGAACGCCTTCCATATCCTGAAGATAGAGTAAAagatgttttgatttttatcgTCAATCTAGCATGCTCTTGTTTGCTTAAAACTCCAAAATCAAGGCCAACAATGCACTTCATCTCTCAGAAGTTATCATCAATGGATGCACGTCCACCTATTCATCAGAGAAACCCCCGTGTAATGCGAGCAATATATAATCCTTGA
- the LOC125851524 gene encoding MDIS1-interacting receptor like kinase 2-like, with protein MCIVDFVHLFQLNLSNNKFGQKIPKEIGRITQLNVLDLSYNLLVGDIPPQLANLKVLVNLNLSHNGLSGRIPTELDTLTGLQDVILSYNKLEGPIPNNKAFINASLEGNKGLCGNVAGLHPCEMSSSVVKRHSMAKGRKLILITVLPVMGALVLLCVFIGVLIMCNKRMRVRDVERRDADGWLSISMLDGKALYRDILNATEEFDAKFCIGQGGHGSVYKVNLPSLGNIAVKRLHSSFQNTHPKSFINEVRALTGIKHRNIVNLYGYCSKAQHSLLVYEYVERGSLSSILSNEVESKKLDWLKRVNIIKGVAFALSYMHQDCSPPIVHRDISSSNVLLDSEYEARVADFGIAKILKPDSSNRTALAGTYGYVAPELAYTMMVTEMCDVYSFGVLSLEIVKGKHLGEHISVLANSSTIDPEQLSDLLDERLPYPEERVKDVLVFIIKLACSCLLESPKSRPTMHFISHKLSSMDARPPIHQRNPHVRRAIYNP; from the exons ATGTGTATAGTAGATTTCGTACACTTGTTTCAGTTGAACCTGAGCAACAACAAGTTTGGCCAGAAAATTCCAAAGGAGATAGGGAGGATAACTCAGCTTAATGTACTTGATTTGAGCTATAATCTTCTGGTTGGAGATATACCCCCTCAGTTAGCCAATTTGAAGGTCTTGGTAAACTTAAATCTTTCCCACAATGGCCTATCTGGGCGCATTCCTACAGAACTTGATACTTTGACTGGTTTGCAGGATGTCATATTGTCATACAATAAGTTGGAAGGTCCAATCCCTAATAATAAGGCTTTTATCAATGCCTCATTGGAGGGTAATAAAGGTCTTTGCGGCAATGTAGCAGGACTCCATCCCTGCGAAATGTCGTCTTCTGTGGTGAAGAGGCACTCAATGGCGAAGGGACGTAAACTCATCCTCATCACTGTACTTCCTGTTATGGGAGCATTAGTACTGCTCTGTGTTTTCATTGGTGTTCTCATTATGTGTAATAAAAGAATGAGAGTTAGAGACGTTGAAAGAAGGGATGCTGATGGTTGGCTTTCGATATCCATGTTAGATGGGAAGGCATTGTACAGGGACATCTTAAATGCCACAGAAGAGTTTGATGCAAAATTTTGCATCGGGCAAGGAGGACACGGAAGTGTTTACAAGGTAAACCTTCCATCATTAGGGAATATAGCTGTGAAGAGACTTCATTCTTCATTTCAGAATACACATCCCAAAAGCTTCATCAATGAAGTAAGGGCATTGACTGGGATTAAGCACCGGAACATTGTGAACCTCTATGGCTATTGTTCGAAAGCACAACATTCACTCTTGGTTTACGAGTATGTGGAGAGGGGGAGTTTGTCTAGTATTTTGAGCAATGAAGTTGAGTCCAAGAaattggattggcttaaaagggTGAATATCATCAAGGGTGTTGCTTTTGCTTTATCTTACATGCACCAAGACTGTTCACCACCGATTGTTCATCGAGACATATCAAGCAGTAATGTGTTGCTTGATTCTGAGTATGAAGCTCGTGTTGCAGACTTTGGAATAGCAAAGATTCTCAAGCCAGACTCATCCAATCGCACTGCGCTTGCAGGCACATATGGTTATGTCGCACCTG AGCTTGCATATACAATGATGGTTACGGAAATGTGTGATGTGTATAGCTTTGGAGTATTATCATTGGAGATAGTCAAAGGAAAGCATCTTGGGGAACACATTTCTGTGCTAGCAAATTCATCGACTATAGATCCTGAGCAGCTTAGCGATTTGCTGGATGAGCGCCTTCCGTATCCTGAAGAAAGAGTAAAAGATGTTTTGGTTTTTATCATCAAGCTAGCATGCTCTTGTTTGCTTGAATCTCCAAAATCAAGGCCAACAATGCACTTCATCTCTCATAAGTTATCATCAATGGATGCACGTCCACCTATTCATCAGAGAAACCCCCATGTAAGGCGAGCAATATATAATCCTTGA